From Labeo rohita strain BAU-BD-2019 chromosome 18, IGBB_LRoh.1.0, whole genome shotgun sequence, the proteins below share one genomic window:
- the bncr gene encoding protein Bouncer, producing MKFFIFSKAGLHWIPGLVFLVLCVHPSAVLCENLYCYYCPQTSFNRTCRHVLSECRPQELCFTADGRFGRASVLFSKGCMSQRDCARSNSQMIRGNNISFTYLCCDRHYCNSSRGCDHSLALLTVTAIAASVITAGWTRTELL from the coding sequence ATGAAGTTTTTCATCTTTTCTAAAGCTGGTCTCCACTGGATCCCAGGTCTTGTTTTCCTGGTTTTGTGTGTTCATCCTTCTGCTGTCCTGTGTGAAAACCTGTATTGTTACTACTGTCCTCAGACGTCCTTTAACAGGACCTGCCGTCACGTTCTGTCAGAGTGTCGGCCGCAGGAACTTTGCTTCACCGCCGACGGCCGATTCGGACGCGCATCCGTTTTGTTCTCCAAAGGCTGCATGTCGCAGAGAGACTGTGCCCGATCCAACAGTCAAATGATACGCGGGAACAACATCAGCTTCACGTACCTGTGCTGCGACCGTCATTATTGCAACTCCAGCCGGGGCTGCGATCACAGCCTCGCACTCCTCACAGTGACTGCTATCGCTGCGAGCGTCATTACGGCCGGCTGGACTCGAACTGAACTCCTGTGA
- the LOC127181030 gene encoding sperm acrosome membrane-associated protein 4: MDSDCASLSRSSLMQTVLAISLVSVFELLYAGRSGAVLQCHYCPLQAAGRRCNITTECRAHERCSSGWRRYGGVYLLAVQGCASTELCGSNQTLSYKGFEYKITYTCCCRDLCNKAASSENNLKQLLRITISPADNITADPLSCPND, translated from the exons ATGGACTCAGATTGTGCATCTCTCAGCAG GTCCAGTCTCATGCAGACTGTACTGGCGATCTCTTTGGTCAGTGTTTTTGAGCTGCTGTACGCGGGTAGGTCCGGCGCAGTTTTGCAGTGTCATTACTGCCCCCTGCAAGCCGCAGGCAGGCGCTGCAACATCACCACTGAGTGCCGCGCGCACGAGCGCTGCTCCTCTGGCTGGAGGCGTTATGGGGGCGTGTACTTACTCGCTGTCCAAGGCTGCGCGTCCACGGAGCTGTGCGGATCGAACCAGACTCTCTCATACAAGGGCTTTGAATATAAAATCACCTACACGTGTTGTTGTCGTGATCTCTGCAATAAAGCCGCTTCATCCGAGAACAATCTCAAGCAGCTGCTCAGGATTACCATCAGCCCAGCAGACAACATCACTGCAGATCCACTGAGCTGTCCGAATGACTGA